The following is a genomic window from Neofelis nebulosa isolate mNeoNeb1 chromosome 12, mNeoNeb1.pri, whole genome shotgun sequence.
ACAGGAGCTGGCAAGACTTTTTAAAGCGAGCCACAGATTGAATGCCACAACCCCTAGGTTCACTGCCCTCTACCCAGCTCCTTCTTTGATACCAACCTCTTAACGTTATACCAACCTCTTTCTGTTTGGGGGAAGTGAAAAAGGGGACAAGGCACAAGGCAGAAATGAACCATAACTTTAACAAGCCCCTTTCTAACTTTCAAGACCTATGCTAAGTCCCACCTTCTCCAGAAATAATTCTGACCCTACCAGCCCAATATGTGCTAAACATGATGAGGGTTCTATACACATCATCTCATTGAATCCCTAATCTATGAGGCATGTATAAGGAAACTAAGTATCAGAGGAAGTTAAATCTGTCCTCATGGCTTCAAAATGACAGAAATAGGAAGGAAGCCCAGATCTATATAACTCCAAAGTCAtgctccctctttttttaaatgttcacttatttatttggggggtggggagggggagagagagagaatgaatgaatcctaaccaggctccatgatgtcagtgcagagccagaactcatgaactgtgagatcatgacctgagtcgaaatcaagagtcagatgcttaaccaactgagccactcaggcacccctaaagccaTGCTCTTAAGCCCTTTCTACGTGATACCACCTCTCTAGTGTCACTCCTTTTCTGACCTACAGTGGTATGGACTTAATCCCACTCAGTTGGGTTATTTCATATGCTTGTAGTGTCAGGTTTTTATTGATTATATGAAGTATTTCCCCAACTCCATTGATAGTTACTTGAAGCAAGGGATGATATCTTGTACTTCTCCATTTCTCTTATGGGGCATATGGTATAGTGAGGTATACTCGGTGATTAAACACTTGTCCATTCattgtggggaaagaaaaaaatgtagtgaTTGAGTTCagagaataaggaaaagaaattaaaatatactgaatagaagccatatttcattattatattcaAACCTGTTTTGATCAACTCTGTTTTACTGCTTTGTGGAAGGTACTGTCATCTTTGGTAGAGGCAGTGTCTTTGCTTCTGAAATTAGTAAAATTGAAGTGATGCACCCAATTCTGCACACCATGTGAACAATGGAACATAGATTCCCTACACATTCCCTTTCCAAGTTTTATTCCATTCCTGCCTCACATAATTGGCTCTCTGATTCCAAGCCAGATCCACAGTTAAATCTGGTTCCAAAAGGCAGGGTTTTTTCCACTATTTTTCTTGAGTGTGTGTTTTGAGAAATTTAAGGTCATTAAGTAGATCTAAAAGAGAGGAGATTGCCAAGTTTCAAAAGGGCAAGAACAGTCTTTGGCCTCACACCAGTGAATGATATACCATTTCGtggagtgggaggagggaaggtggtGTCCAATGGACAAAAAAACTGGACGCAGAACAGATATAAAAACAGAGGAGCCGGGGAGTGGAGCCACCATCAGGGAGAGACTCGCTCCCAGTGACTGTAGGGAAGACCGTGCTATTTCCTGCCAAGATGAAGCTGCTGTTGCTGTGTCTAGGGCTGATTCTAGTCTGTGCCCATGAGGAAGAAAACGTTGTGAGGAGCAACATCGATATTTCAAAGGTAGAGTCTGTAGAGTATAGTAGCTTCTGCCCTTGTGGGGTAGCGTGGAGGATTCTGAAGTAACGTGGCCCTACCAGAGGACAGGAGTTCTTTGATGTATTAGACCAAAGGGGTGGTTTCAGACTTTTGACTAAGAGCAATTGTACCATATTAAAAGAGAACACTTGGGGACCTCTGTTCTCGCTTTAGGGATGGTGGAAAGAGCCCTAGATGTAGTACCAATTGACCTGAGTTCTAATTCCATCTTCACATCATTATGATTCTGGCACAAAGGCCAGGTTCAATGAGACAAGGATTCCTATGGagttcccctccccttttcttacCCAATCATTTTACTGATTTATTGCAGCTTTCAGGAGAGTGGTATTCCATTCTCTTGGCCGCAGATGTTAAggaaaagatagaagaaaatggTAGCATGAGGGTTTTTGTCAAACACATCAAAGCCCTGGACAACTCTTCTCTGTCCTTTGTATTTCATACAAAGTAAGTGTGGTCTTTGTCACTTGGGAGAGGAAACACGGGAGTCTGAATATGGTGTtggaactctgtgtgtgtgtaagggtaCACATACCTTCTGGGTTTGTATTGAGAATAAGAGTCCATTATCTGACACTGATCCAGGACCTGAAGAACCTGGGTCTTTTCTAGATTCAAAGATAAGAATTATGacagaaacaaattcaaataGGAGTGGAGGAAGTACGGACAGGGTAGAGGGTATCAGAATCATAAGTAATGTGACAGTACAGCATAAGTTTGGAGCACAGGACTTGGAATTGACAGCCTCTCTCTTGAATCTCTTATGTGTGACCAAGAAACTTCATCTGTTTCCACCCCAATTTTCCCTTGGGTAAAGAGGATGATGATTCtctttaatggtttatttattttttttgcaaggACCATGTGAGGTAATGTTTGGAGAGCACTTCTGTGAGAGGCTGGCACATGGTGAACACTAAGCTAATTATCTAGACAGGTAGTTGTAGTGATAATAGTGGGAAGTAGTGGCAGAGTGACAGTAATGGAAGTAGTTGACTCATTCTTAAAGTATcacaaagtaaaataatgtaaataaaagctCTTTGGAAACTGTGCTCCAAAAATGTTCAACAATGAAGTGGAATCAGAAACCCAAATTATAGGTAGAGTGTGAGGGAGCTGGGGCATCAAtatctcttggacatcagcttATTCTGTTTTACAGAGAGAACGGAAAGTGTACTAAAACATTTCTGGTTGCTGACAAAACAAAGGATGGTGTATATAGTGTTGTGTGTAAGTATATTAAAAAGTCTTTCTAAATTCTACTTCCACTCCAAGAATTTAATAAACGCCAATATCTTCAAGATCTTGACCAATTCCTGATCAATAGCTTATGTACATTATATAATGAGGGGCCATCTAATAGCCAAATCCTGAATCTGGAAGAACCTTGGGTAAAAAaagtcaatgcctggcacataataccATCAGATAAAGATGTACCTCCAGCaagaaaattgacaaaaaaaTAAGTGGTGGGACAGCTTCTCATTCCCTGCCTACTTTGTGATGATGTCTGCTGGTCGTTGCTATAGCACATCATCGCTCAGGATATAGAGCACTGGGTATGTAATGCCAGCGGGCCTATAGAGAGGATAGAGACACACAGTTGGCAGAAATGGTCAAGGGAGGTGGGTGAGTCTCAGGGAGGATGATAGAGCATAAGTTGCTGCTATGGCTGAATTTTTCTACTACTAGTAGCCAAATACCAGTATCCCTTGGATGTCGCCTCATGAAGCCCAGGGAGATGTAAATGAAGACATTAAatattactctgtcttccaggatATGCACTTGAATTTGTTTCGTGGTTGAAAATAGGTAAGGGGGTTTCCTTACTTCCCGTGGATCTAACAAGCTCTGACCTATCAAGCTCTGAGAGGCTGGCACACGGTGGCACAAGTTCTGAACGGTGTTCTGTTTCCTCCACAGATGATGGATACAATGTATTTAGCATAGTTGAAACGTCTAGGATGCGTATATCCTGTTACATCTTGTGAATTTCGACAAGAAGAAACCATTCCAACTGGTAGAGTTCTATGGTACGGTATTTTCATGCTGACACTCAtcttggggtggggaaggaaggtaaACCTGGAGACAAAGTGGTCCTCCCAATTTTTATCCTGGAATGTCTCTCCTCCTCTGAAGACAGATGCTCACCTTTGGTAATCTGTCTTCCTGCCAGAACCATATCCTAAAGATGTCAAATTCAAGACAGGTTATAACCCATCCCCAAGACTTCTGCCTAAGCACCCAATCAGTGCTCTCCATTTTCCATCCATCTGGAGCCACCCCCTTATGAGCCTCAGTGACAAATACATAAGACACAGCAGTTACTGTCACTCTCCCCACAGCCCGAGAACCAGATGTGAGTCAAAAACTCAAGGAAAAGTTTGTGAAATATTGCCAAGAACATGGGATTGTTAAGGAAAACGTACTTGACCTGACTGAAGTTGGTAAGTAttgttattttctagttttctcttcttaaatTCCCATGTtactgaagggggaaaaaaacaataacaaaacaaaacaaaaaaaaaaacaagagaaggcAGTACCCCCAATCAGTCCCCTTTGCCTTAACCTAGAGAATCATTTGGTTTCTCTCTGGCAAATAAACTGGGTTCGGTGTTTGTATGTGTTCTGTCTCTAGATCGCTGTTTACAGGCCCGAGGAAGTGAAGTGGCCTAGGACTCCAGGTTGGTGATCTCTGATGGAAAGGGGGTGGCCCTGGGATCAGTGCCTTCCAAAAGCATTAGGAGTTTGTGTTCAaagatgacaataaaaataatttggtaagGAAGCTTGTGAGGAGAGCTTGAGATGTGGAATTGGAGGAGCTGGGTTCAGGACTCATTCCTACCATGAACTTTTGAACAAATGACCTAAGCATTTACCAAGGGAATAATGATGTCTACCCTGCAGACTTACCGTGTGGACATAATGCTGGCAAAAGACATCAGTAATTGATGACATGCTAAAAATCATTAAGacttaaaatttgaaatggaGAAAGAGTAATAGGACATGAGTATGAAACTCACATCCATTTCTGTGTTTATGGTTGGTCTTCCAAGCCCAGAAGGCATTTCACCCTCCCAATTTAcaacaaacatttcttcctttgaTCTTTGTACATCCTTAACTTTTCACCTGGGAATAGAGCTGTCTGAACTTCCAGTTGTCTTTTAAGCTGGAAAACAGACACTGAATCTTCTCATCAGTTTCCTACCTTAGATTTATTGTGGAGCTTCATTCAGATAATGTAGCTTGCATAAAGCAGACATTTAATAAAAGGTAGCTATGGCTTTGCCATTATCTCTCAATTTATCTAAAACTCTTCAAAACTTCTAGTGCTGAAGGTGGCAGAACAAGCCTAGGATCCttcattgctttctttctttttttcatagatTCAGTTTGGGGACAATAAATAGGAGATCAGCAGTAGAAAAAAGGGGGGGCATTTATTCATTGCCCTCCCTCCCCTATTCTGGCAAATAACATGTTACAGTACAGCTTGACATCTGCTAGTCACCATTTGTCTCTATAACAGAAGTTCTTTTTGCTTCAATTCAATCCAAGAAATGCTTAATAagtttctgtgttctctttttcatttgcttatttagtGTTGAGTGAATGCTGCCTTACCTGGGCTCCAGGATCTTCCCTTCTGTGGTCCCCACACCATCTAGTGACAAGTGCTGTGACCTGATTTCCATCATAACCACATAGGAAAGCATTATCTCTGCATCTTCAGAATCTTCCTTAATTGTCTAGGAAAACATCAACCAACCAAGATTTCAagattttctccaaattttccaGCTGTCTTTCCCATACCCAGGAGAACTCTATCATGAATAAGAACTTCCTATATCTGGTCAATAAATGATTAGGCTTGCAGTCCTGTGGTTTGTCTTTGTGTATATGGGAGTGTGGGGCCGACAAAAAGCAAATGGGGGGACCTCCTTGGCTCTGCACCCATAATCCTTCTCTAGCTTCTCAGAATCTTTCCTGAGTTTCTCCCTCTGCAGTAATTCTCTGTCCCCATGAGTGCTGGTTGCCCTTTGATTTGCCTGTTTCTTGGTGTTCTGATAAGATAAACTTTCCCATAATTTGCCCCAtcttagaattctctttctccatgGAGTGTTGCTGAGGCTGGTACCAGCTCAACATGTTTCAGGACATGTCCCCATATTTTAGCTTCTCTGTGTTATCCATCCTATTAGATGGTTAGTGTCCTTCCATACTCTTGGAAAAGTTCCTTCAATCACCACTGTTATCTGTTGTGAACATATTAAGTGAGATTCCATTAAGTGTGAGCAATACCTACCTTCAATAATCTGGGCTTGGTACAGTCAGGACGCATCAAGGAGGCAAAATGCTATCAGCCTCTTTTGGGAGCTtacagggaaagggaaaaggaaattaatgatCTTCTTCCACTTACAATCCTTTTGCAACAGTGTAAAACTTACACATGGGTGTTGGGGCAGAGCAAGACCTGGGTGGGAGTTGTCATACAAAAAGAATGACTCAGTCATTATGAACGTACGGTTAATTAGGGAGAGCTTTATAGGCATGTGACCCTCCCCACATCTTACTCTGCCTCCAGGTCAGAAGAATAAGTTAGGTTCAGACTTAACTGCTCCAGACTTAAGCATTTGGTCTTATTGGCTGAAATATGTCAACAGGCTTTGTAGAAAGTCAACCCGTCATGCATGCGAAgatcctttttttaattgaagtgtggATGACAGACAATGCTGTTATTAGtatcaggtatacaacacagtgattaaACAAGTCTACCAAAATGGAGTAGCCATCTCCCTGATGCCAGAACTCAAGAAAATCTAGGAcccctcatttttaaatgttagcacTTAAGGGATAGAAGAGCTGTTACCCAGAGGGGCATGGCCCAACATAACCCTGAGAGTGCTTAAGACATTACCAGCAATAACAATCAGTGCAAGGAGGGCCACAATGATGATTGATGAGGGAAGATGGCTGGGTGTGCCACATGTCAGCCAAGAGGGAAGCACAAAAAGACCCTCTGTTGTTCCTAGGTCAAGATGGCAGCTGGAGCTCACACTGAAACTCTTACTGTACTTCCCAACTCCCACAAAGTTATTTTCATCCATGAGTGGTTGCTAAATAGGTGTTTCTGTTGGGGTATGCGATGAAGGGTCACACCGCCTATTCCACCATCTTGCTGATGTCAACCCAGATTAGCTCAccaaaaagacacagagagaaggacatTGAGTTTTCAAACCTGTTTTCTAGAGTATCAAATGAATCAGGCATCAGATGAAAGTTATGGTGGAAGCAGCCATCGTGGGAAGCTATGCTATTGTTTCTTCGTACACTGTTCAGGAACTGGAGGGCCAATCCCCTTGGCAATTTTCCACCATCATATTTAAATTCTTAgttgttttttaatagttttttatcACCTCATTGCCCATCAGCACATTCTTGGGTCTGAAAACAAATTGAGCTGATTAAAGGGAAATAAATCTGCAACGAGCACCACAGAATAATACTCCAAATGCAGGCAAGTGTGAATTAAGATTACTCTGTAGATTATATGTACCACGTTTCCTTCCAAGAGTTAAAAGTATATGGGAGGAAACTGCTTGTGCATCAAATGCAGTGAGGACTCTTCTTTGGCATTCAGCTGGACAGGAGAAATGGGTCCCAGATTGATTTTCTGTTCACTGTAACAAATCactacaaatttagtggcttcaaaacagcacaagttttggaggtcagaagactgacacagggctcactgGGCCAAAACCAAGTGAACCCCAAGTCTGTCAATTTATTCAGATAATCTTCTATGTCCTTTCTTAGagtttttaagttttctctttcgtaatgttttttatttatttttgagaaagagtgagtgagcaggagaggaacagagggagacaggggatcccaagcaggctctgtgctgacaacagagagcctgatgtggggctcgaactcacgaattgtatGATCATgccgtgagccaaagtcagaggcttaaccgactgagccacccaggcgcccttctccttagtaattttctaattttcttgtgTGTTCTTGGTTGTTGGTTCCCATATACTttcactgtttgttttgttttctgggttttttaacCATTAGTTATTATCATGAGTTTTTGCTGGTATAGAGAAATGTTATTGATTTTTGTAAGTTGATCTCTTTAGCAACCTTGATGGCATTTTTTTATTACGATAAAATCAATCTAATACTTTATGGATTCTGTTGGTTTTATAGATATGgtcatattatctgcaaatacATGTTAATGTAGGTCTTCCAATCCTTACacgtctctttctcttttttctcttttctccctgtaACATTAGCCA
Proteins encoded in this region:
- the LOC131491480 gene encoding LOW QUALITY PROTEIN: allergen Fel d 4-like (The sequence of the model RefSeq protein was modified relative to this genomic sequence to represent the inferred CDS: inserted 1 base in 1 codon); this encodes MKLLLLCLGLILVCAHEEENVVRSNIDISKLSGEWYSILLAADVKEKIEENGSMRVFVKHIKALDNSSLSFVFHTKENGKCTKTFLVADKTKDGVYSVVYDGYNVFSIVETSXDAYILLHLVNFDKKKPFQLVEFYAREPDVSQKLKEKFVKYCQEHGIVKENVLDLTEVDRCLQARGSEVA